Within Elizabethkingia sp. JS20170427COW, the genomic segment GGAAGGTTATAATCATAATGGTAGTAAGAGCCACTTGTCCCAAAAGTCCAATTGCTGAAAAAGGCATCTGCAGGTTGCCAACGATAAGATAATCCCGCCGACCCTGTTGCCGTTCCCGTTCCTGTACTTATGGAAGGCGAAACCTGGTAGATTAATCGTGGAGGTAGTAAGCTACTATTGGTAAACTTCATCCCTAGGATAAATTTATCATAATTATTCCAAGAAAATTTAGGTATCCAATATACTTCATTATACTCAGGATTCGGCACATCGGTAATAAACCTAAACTTCAGTTTCCTCATATTGGTAAATAAGCCCTTGGTATAAATATAATTGTCTGAAAATTTATATTCAGGAAAAGAATAGTGGTTGTTAATCTGTATTTTATCTGTATTAAGGTTTGGGATTAGGTATTTCTGTGCTTTTTTAGAGGTGGTTGTATTCAACCAATAGGTATTTTTTTCTCCATTAGCATCTACAGATTGTAACTTAAATGGGATAGGCAAATCCGTATTTTTAGAAATCTCTACCGCTAGTTGATTTCCAACTTCTTTCACAGATCTTACCTTAAAGTTCACTCGGTTTCTTTTTTGAATGAAAGACTCTAGGTAAGCGGATTTCTCATGTGATGCTACCCTTAATTGATTTATAAAATCCTTCCCTGATATCTCTGTATTTCTATTCTCTTCAAAATATTTTTTGATGAATTGATTAAATTGCTGATGTCCCATTTGCTCAGCAATAGCGCTAAAAATTGTTCCCATCTCAAAATTACTCACAGCCATCATATTGTACTTGCTTAATTCCGTAAGTGGAGTACTAATCGCCTGATCCAAATTTTGAGTTAAGATGTATTTGTAGCCCAAGCCATATCTTTCAATAAGGTCTATATCGGATATGTTAAACCATTTCAAAGGTTTCAATTTCCATATTTTCACTTCTTCGGGAAGCAAACCTGCTAGCTTTTCATCGGCATAATTTTTTTCTAGATATTGCATTTCCAAATAAGTCTTTAACCCATTATACAGCCAATGGTTGTGGTTACGATCTGCCATAAAAGATTTTTCAACTATACTTTTAGAAAGCATGCTGAAATAATTAAGGTCTAATCGCTCGGGAGTTTCAAAAACTTTAAATCTCCATTTTTTAAATACAATATCATCGCTACCTAAAAAGCCATCTTGCTTCTTTTCACGAGTTCCCAATAATATTTTTTCTGGAAGAAAACCTATTCTGTCATCAATAAATTTCAGTTGTAAAGGGAGGTAAAAATCCAACAAAGCTCTTTCTTCATTAGAAATGGTATAACCTAAATCAATATCGATATTTTTAGAATTTACAGTATAGCTCAGCCTGCTTTTCTGGTTTTGAAAGCCTATTGAAAATTCGGGATCTTCATATAAAAAACCTCGGAAATGAGAAGGAGAAAGCTCCTTAAGATTCGATAGAATATAAGCGTCCTTGGCTTCAAACTTTACATCCCAATAATTTCCTGCACTTTGGTTGTCTTCGATATCCAAAAAATATTTAGGGCTCAATTTATTGTCTTCAAAATTATCGGGAACCAAAAAGAAATACTTCAACAACAACGAGTTTTCATGGTAACCATATTGAGTGATTTTAGCTGAGGGAAGCTGGACATCATATTCAAATTCTAAAGTTATCTTCTTACCTACTTTCAGTGGCGTACGCAACTTCAGATAAATATTTTCTTCTCTGGTATTGCTTACATATTCCACTTGTTCTCTATCCACAGATAAATTTTCCAAAAAACCTCTCTCCTCTTTTTTAGAAAAATACAATTGCGTTTTACGTTCCTCCAGTTTCCTTTTTCCTAAAGGAGTTCTACTATTTCTGTATGCATTGACCCATGAGAGCATTTTCACCGAATCCATTTCTCGTTTTAATGGATTTACATACACTAATTTTTGCTTCACATGAAGCTTGTAGTTTACCTCATCCAATTGTACCTTGATAAAAATAGAATCGCGTTGGGCATAAGTTAGCAAAGGAAAAAAAAGCAAAGCAAGCCTCCAACTCAGCTTAGTTTTTTCCTTTCTAAAAAAGCATTTTATATATTGGTACAGAGGTTTCATCTATCGTTCTAAAAAGCTCATTAGGTCTATATAATTTTTTTGGTTTACAGAATGCCCACTCATATATTCTCTAAAGCTAAAGTGGATTCCTAAATCCTCCAATAATTCGGCTGCTGTCCTCGCCAAATCTAAAGGAATTACCCCATCTTCCATCCCGTGAGAAATAAAAAAATCTAGTTCTTGTAAAGCCTTTGTATTTCGAGACAAATTCTGAAGTATTTTCAGTTCTGGATATGCACTAAGGATGGCTATCTTTTGGTAGTTTTCAGGATTCCTAAGCGCTAAGGCATAAGACAAAATCCCTCCTTGGCTAAAGCCCATCAAATGAGTTTTACCCGAAATCCCATATTCTTGTTGAATATCTTGTATATTACTTGTTATCTCTTTTAAAGCCTCTTCTGCCTGCTCCATATCGATAAACTGATCTACATCGGTAAAATTAATATTATACCAAGCATAGCCACCATAGGAAGAAAGTATGGGAGCTCTAAAGCTCACCACCAGCCAATTTTCAGGCAAAGAAGGAACAAAGCTAAACAAATCTTCTTCATTACTTCCATAGCCATGTAACATTACCAAAAGACGAGTATTTTCATCAATGGTATAAGGTTTTCTCAAAAGATAATGCAATTTCATGAAACAAATATAGAGATTAGTTTCCCACTTTTTCATGTATTTTTCAAATTTAATAATAAGCTTCAACTCCCTTGCATTACGGATAAGGTTTTGATACATAAATTCTAAAACTTATCTTTGCAAAATCATCCTCATTAGGGATAAAATCCATACCATGACTATTAATCTCAACCAAAATAAAAATTTAAAAATTTTCAAACTCGTTAGTGAAGCAGCTAAAAAAAATCAACAATCTGCTTTTATTGTCGGAGGGTATGTTAGAGATTTAATTATGAATCGAAAAAGCCCTACAGATATCGATTTTGTTACCGAAAGTAGTGGTATAAAACTCGCCGAGACTTTGGCCAATATGATAGAACCTCGTCCAAAGGTATCTGTTTTTAAAACTTACGGAACTGCGATGATAAAATTCAGAAATATGGATCTTGAATTTGTAGGAGCTCGCAAAGAAAGTTATACTGAAAACAGTAGAAACCCTGAAGTAGAGGCTGGCAGTTTGGAAGATGACCAAAAACGAAGAGACTTTACCATCAATGCAATGGCAATTTCTCTTGATAAAAATAGTTTTGGAGAATTGATAGATCCCTTTAATGGATTACAGGACATCAAGGATAAAATTCTTCGTACCCCTTTAGAACCTGTGCAAACCTACTCTGACGATCCACTCAGAATGATGAGAGCCATCCGTTTTGCTGCTACTCTAGGCTTCGACATTGAAGAAAACTCTCTAAAAGCCATACAGCAAGAGGCTCACCGTATCAAAATCGTATCCATGGAAAGGATTATGACAGAATTTAACAAAATTATGATGTCTGAAAAGCCTTCTCGTGGTCTTAAGATTCTTGAAGAAACAGGGCTTTTCCAAATTATCCTTCCTGAAATTGTAGCCTTAAAAGGAATTGAGGAAATTGATGGTTTAAAACATAAAGATAACTTCTATCATACTTTAGAAGTGGTAGATAATATTTCCAAAAACACGGATAACCTCTGGTTAAGATGGGCAGCCCTACTTCACGATGTGGGCAAAGCTCCTACCAAAAAATTTACCCCTGAATTTGGATGGTCTTTTCATGGTCATGAATTTTTAGGATCCAAAATGGTGAAATCGCTTTTCCAACGTCTAAAACTGCCTTTGGGACCCGAGAGAAAATATGTACAAAAAATGGTAAAGCTCTCTTCTCGCCCTATTGCTTTAATTACCGACGATGCTTCCGATAGCGCTCTGCGCCGTTTGCTTTTTGATGCTGGTGAAGATTTAGAAGATTTATTCACCCTATGCAAAGCCGATATTACCACGAAAAATCCTCAGAAGCAACAACGCTTCAAGAAAAATTTCGAGTATGTTGAAAATAAAATAAAAGAGGTAGAAGAGAAGGATCATGTTAGAAACTTCCAGCCTCCTATCACTGGTGAAGAAATCATGAAACTCTTCGGCCTTAACCCTGGTAGAGAAATTGGAGTTCTTAAAGAAAAGGTAAAAGAAGCCATCCTAGAAGGGATTATCCCTAATGACAAGGAAGCGGCTACACAATTTACCATACAGCAAGCTCAAGAGCTTTTTAACCTAAAAGTTAAATAACAATACCACCTCCAGTAGAGCTTTTCTACTGTTTTTTTTATCTATTTAATTGTCAAAATCCTATCAACAAATAGGATTTTTTCGTGGCTCTATTCTACAAAACAAGAAAGCCCTCAATGAAGAGAGCTTTCTTGTTAAAAGTCAATCAATTTTCAATATTCTGATTGATTTAAGAAAAAATGTGATTTGATATTTTAATTTTTATCCCAAATTAATTTAGTTTTCATATCATCTGCTCCCATGTTTGATACAGCAGCATTGTAATTTGCACTATTTAATAAAGGAAGAGATGTTGGATAATAAATTCTTGTTGGTAGATCTGTAAGTCCTGAAATTAATGATGTAAATGTATATGGTGTTCCATCATTTAATTGTCCTTGTTGTCCAGGTAACAACAATAAATTAGGATATCCTGTTCTTCTATATTCTGCCCAAGCTTCATATGGTTGCATAAATAGTGCTATCCATTTCTGATTTAACACATTTGCTTTATTTGCAGGAGGTAATGAGTTCACAAATTGTGTTATTTTACTATCCTCTACGTTCCATTTTTCTAAAGAAGCTTGAACAGCTTTTTTATAATGAGTATCATCCCAACCATTTGCCTCACAAAGAAGAAATTCTACTTCTGAATATTCCATTAATATTTCTGTATAATCTTTTCTAATAACATTACTACTCCAATAACTAGAGCTAGCTCTTTGAGATGCTGTTAAAGAAGATGGGATACCGTAAGGCATACCTTGTATATTATCTGGATTTGTTTCCTCTGCTACTTTACCATCCATAATGTCTGATATTAAAGCTCCTACAGGGGCAGCAAATTTAAATAAACGAGGATCTTGTCCAAAATTACCTTTTTTACCTTTTAATACTTCAGTAAATGTTTTATTAATATCAAAATCTGATCTACCTATAAACCAACTATAAATAGGAGATGGATTAACTAAATTGTTTTCATATTTCAATCCTACATTATCATCATTAGATTGCATAACTCCACTTGCTATAGCTTCTTGTATTGCTATATCGGCACCTGGAACAACTCCTTTAACCCTAGTTGCGACTCTCAATCTCAAAGAATTAGCAAATCTTTTTAGTTTTTCCCCGCTACCAAATAGATGATCTCCTGTAGTAAATACAACATCACCTGTAGTAATCATATCAGAAGCTTCCTTCAATTCTTTCAATATATCTGTATATATCTTTAATTGAGATGCAAATTTAGGCGTAGTTGTAGATTCAATACCTAACGCTTGAAAATCAGCATCTTTATTCCCATAAGAATAATAAGGTACATCCCCAAATGTATCTGCTAAATTTAAAAACACATAAGATAACATTACTCTTGCTGCCGCAATTTGATTATTATTTGGTCCATAAACGCTCATTTGAGAAGCTGTTGCGGGATCGGTATTAAGTTCTATTATTTTTTTATAGTCTGCAGCAACCATATAATATGTAGACCATAATGATTGGCTACTAGTAATACGATATTGATATCTATCCTCTTCTGTATAATTTCTTTGAGCTGAATATTGCATCCAAGGTAACGCTAATCTACCTGATTCAAAACTTGATCTAGAGCCATCCATCAATTGCTTGTTTGCATTATTAAACAAACCATAGGTAAGTGGTTTATCTGTCTTATTTGGATCGGCATTAATTTCTTCAAACTCATTAGTACAACTCACTGAAGATAATGATATAGCCAGCGTTGATAATGCTAATGATATTCTAATTATATTTTTTTTCATTATATTCAATATTAAAATTTAAATGATAAGTTTACTCCATATTGTCTTGTAGAAGGTAAAGATCCCCCTTCTAAACCTTGAATATTTCCTGATCCATATGAAGTATTTTCTGGATCCATACCTTTCCAATCAAGGTTCCATGCAAATAAATTTCTTGCAAATGCAGAAATTCTAACCCCTGTAAGTGATGTACCTTGTAGAAAATCTTTCGGTAAATCATAAGACAACGTGATATCTCTCAATTTAATATAACTAGCATCAAATACATTCTGAGCATCTACAGTATTATAATAGGATTTTCCCCAATCAACTGCAGATATTCTCTGATCATTAATTGTTCCATCTTCTTTAACTCCTTCTAAAACAACACCTCCTTCTCTATTCCCATTTAAAGCACTCTCTTCAATCATACCAGAATACATTCCCCACATATGGCTAGTAGAAAAATATTTACCACCTTTTTGAATATCTATAAGGGCTGATAAACTAATATTCTTATACTTAAATGAGTTTCTAATACCCATATTATAGTCTGGTAATATAGAACCTAAGTTTTCAATGCCTGTTGCTTTATATAGTCCATCTGATCCAACTACTTTATTACCATTAGCATCATATACGAAATTGGTACCATAAATTGTACCATAAGGTTGACCTACTGTAGCATATAACTGTGCTCTAAATGGCGCATTCGTATATAAATAATTCTGAGCTCCAAAATCTAATTCTTCAACCTTATTTACATTTTTGGCAAAGTTTACATTTATATTCCATGAAAAGTTTGGAGTTTTAATTGGGGTACCATAAACATTTAATTCCACCCCTTTATTAGTCATTAGTCCTCCATTAATTACAGTGTATCTAAATCCTGTAGAATAATCAATTTCTAATGGTAATATCAAATCTCTAATTTTGACATCATAATAAGTTGCATCAAACCCTATTCTATTTTTCAAGAAGCTCATTTCTAACCCAATCTCTTTTGTCGTCTTCCTTTCTGGTTTCAAATTAGTATTTGCTTTTGTTGGGTTTAGTGAATATCTAGGATCTCCTAAAAACGGTATTAATGCATCTGCATAATCAACAGTTTGATAAGGGTTAGTATCATTTCCTATATTAGCCCATCCAAGTCTTAACTTCCCAAATGACAACCATGGTGCTTTAATAATACTTGAAAATATAAATGATAATGTTGCTGAAGGATAAAATGAATCTGTTGTTACAGTTGAAAACCAATCATTTCTCCCAGTAGCTTCTAAATATAAAAAATCTTTATATCCCAATGAAATTTGACCATATAAACTATTTACTCTCTTTTGATTTTCTGCATTAGTTGCTAATGCATTTTCTCTACTATTAGATAAATTATAATAGTTTGGGATTATTAACCCCCCAACACTTGCACCCGTAATAAGAGCTACTTTATTTTGTCTTCTATTAACCCCAACAAAAGAAGTTAAGTTAAAATCACCAAATTTATTATCATAATGTAATCTTGCTTCATAATTATATTCAGAAACAGTTCTCTTACTCGTTCTATAAGAAGATTGTGCTTGAGAACCAACGGCAACAACAGATTGTTGACTTAAAGTATAATTATCTCCCATTACATTAGCTACTAAATATAGATTTTTTGTAAAATTATATGTCAAATTAATAGTACCATATACTCTACTTCTCTGATCTTTAGTCCAATTTTCATATAAGGTCCAGTATGGATTATCGTGATATGCTGGAGTTGAATCATTCCATGCTGATCTATTCCATGCCCTTTGAGAGCCATCTGCCAACTTATAATCTCTTAATTTTGCATAATCTAACTGACGCTGCCCCCATTGGAAAAATTTCACTCCAAAAGAATCATCTCCATATCCTGTATCTGGTCTATTACTCGCACTTGTATTCACATAATTAATAACAGTACTCGCCTTTAATTTATCTGAAAGCTTAGTGGTTGCATTAAATGAAAAATTATTTTTATCAATACCTGAAGAAGGTAATATACCTGAAATATTTGTATTAGTGTATGAAAATCTTACATTAGTATTTTCAAATGATTTGGAAACAGCAATATTGTTAGTATACGTTACCCCTGTCTGAAAAAATTTATCCACATCATTAGCCGGAGCTACCCATGGAACCTCTTTCATGTAATCATTTTTAAACTCAGTATCAAAAGCATACCAAGGAAGATACATCAAGTTTGGATTATATTTAGGTCCCCAACTCTCATCAGTACTATAATCAGCAATATTATATTTTTTTCCAGCTATTGTAATTTGTTCAAACTGATCAGAACTTCCTCCACCGTATTCTCTTTGTAAATTTGGATATATATATATGCTTTCAAATGAAACTCCGGTATTTAAATCTATTGTTGTTCGTCCTCTTTTTGCTGATTTTGTAGTATAAATAATTACCCCATTAGATGCTCTTGAACCGTAAAGAGCAGATGCAGGACCCCCTTTTAAAACAGTAACACTTTCAATATCATCAGGGTTTATATCAAATGAAGCATCTCCATAATCTCTACCTCCACCTCCTCTCTGAGTATCTGTACTGTTAACATTTGTATTATCTAAAGGTATTCCATCAACAATAATTAATGGTCTATTTTCTCCAGTAATAGAACTTATACCTCTAACAGTAATACGGGTAGATCCCCCCATCGTTGATGGTGCATTTACTTGTACCCCTGCTACATTTCCTGATAACGCACTCACTGCATTTACTTGTCCTGCTTCTGAAATCAAATCTCCTTTAACTTCTTGAGATGCATAACCTAAAGATTTTTTCTCTCTTTTGATACCCAAAGCGGTAACCACCACTTCTTGGATATCAGTAGTTTTAGAAGAGTCTTGTTTTGTTTTTTGGGCTGAAACTAAGCCAAAAGACGATGACAAGACAACAGCTAAAACTGTGCTTGTTAGTTTCTTCATATCAAATTAATTTTTCACTTTTACAAATATGTGAAACTTTTGTTAACTCACAAAGTTTTTTTGTAATATTTTTTAGTATTTCTTAACACATAATTAAAACAGGTAGATAATATAACTATTTTAAGTACTTTTGCAAGTATGGATACACATTACACAAACTCCCTAATAGAGGCAGGTTGCGACGAGGTTGGCAGAGGCTGTTTAGCAGGTCCTGTGGTAGCCGCCGCAGTTATCATCGATCGTAATTTTAACAATGCATTGATTAACGATTCTAAGAAATTAAGCAGTAAAAACATTAAAATCCTTGCCGAAGAGATAAAAAATAACGCTATTGATTATGCAATTGCAGAGTTATCCCCATCTTTTATTGACGAACATAACATTCTACAAGCAAGCATACACGCCATGCATTTGGCATTAGATCAACTTACCACTCGCCCCGAATTTATCCTCGTGGATGGTAATCGTTTTCACCCCTATCCCTTCACTCCACACCAGTGTATTGTAAAAGGAGATTCTAAATTCTTAAGTATCGCTGCAGCTTCCATCATTGCCAAGGACTACCGAGATAGACTAATGGAGAAATTGCATGAAGAGTACCCTCAATACGCATGGGATAAAAATGTAGGCTATCCTACCAAAGCTCACCGAGAGGCTATTCAGGAATTTGGTCCTACTCATTATCACAGAATGAGTTTCAAACTTCTTTAAAATCCAAAAAACTAACCTCCCCTTGCCTAAGTTTTACTAAATTTGTAGATACATGAAAACAGATACACTTTTATCACAACTCAAAAGCCCCATTTTACTTGCTCCCATGTTGGGGGTTGTTACCCCAGAAATGGTTGCCGCAGTTTCCAACCATGGAGCCTTGGGAGGATTACCTTTAGGAGGACAAAGCCCCGAAAAAGCTTTACAGCTCATCCAAAAAACCAAATCTCTAACTTCAGAAATCTTTGCCGTCAACTTATTTACTCACTCGAAGCCTTCGTTGGAGCAAAATCTCACGAAGGTAGAAAAAATGAAAAGCTACCTTTTGCAAAAGGTAAAAGACAAGCAATGGTCGGAACAATATGACTTCAATTATTCTTTCTACCCTTACCAAGATTTGATAGACATCATCATTGCTGAAGAAATCAAAGTGGTTAGCTTCACCTTCGGGAGGTTGGATGCGGAAAGTATCCAGAAACTAAAAGACCATTCTATTCTGATTATTGGTACCGCTACCTGCCTAGAAGAGGCAATGTTATTAGAAAAAAGTGGCATAGATATGGTCGTTGCTCAAGGCATAGAAGCAGGAGGACATAGAGGTGGATTTTTAGAAGGTGACCTCCCTCAAGTTGGCCTCTTCTCATTACTCCCACAGCTTGTTGAAAATCTCAGTATTCCTGTTATAGCTTCTGGAGGTATTTACGATCATAAGACCATGCAAGCTGCATTTCAGCTAGGAGCGCAAGCCGTACAAATCGGTAGTTACTTTATTGCGGCTACTGAGAGTTTAGCTACAGATACCTATCGTCAACTTTTAAAGCAAAGTAAAGATACTTCCACCATGCTTACCAAAAGTTTTAGTGGCAGGTGGGCAAGAGGAATTAAAAACGAATGGATGATGGAAACTCAGGATATGGAAATCCCAGATTATCCACTTCAGAATCTCCTCACCCAACCTCTAAGAGCTTTGGCTAAAGCTCATGGAGATATAGAATATACCAACTATTGGGCTGGTCAAAATGCCCATCATGCCAAAACAGTAAGCACTCAAGAAATTATCGAGGAGCTTACCAATATTTATAAAACAATAAAAATTTAAATATGGATTTATTAAATCTTGAACCTAAGGCGATTTGGAAAAATTTCTCAGCCTTAAATTCGGTTCCAAGACCTTCTAAAAAGGAGGAAAAAGTGATTGCTTTTATCAAAAGTTTTGGTGAAAGCCTAAATCTAGATACTTATGTTGATAAAACAGGAAACGTTATCATCCGTAAACCTGCTACTCCTGGGATGGAAGATCGTAAAATGATCGTTTTACAATCCCACCTAGACATGGTATGCCAAAAAAATAACGATACCGTTTTTGATTTTGAAACACAAGGAATAGAAATGTATGTGGATGGCGACTGGGTAAGAGCTAAAGGTACTACTCTAGGTGCCGACAATGGACTTGGGGTAGCGACCATCATGAGCATTCTTGAAAGTAACGACATCCCCCACCCTGCATTAGAAGCTCTTTTTACCATTGATGAAGAGACAGGAATGACAGGAGCTTTCGGGCTTGAAGAAGGCACTTTACAAGGAGAAATTTTACTTAACTTAGATACCGAAGAAGACGATGAAATTGATATAGGTTGTGCTGGAGGTGTTGATGTAAGTGCTTATCACAGCTACGCGACACAAAGTTTTACAGGAAAAGCAATTTGCGTAAGCATCAAAGGGCTGAAAGGAGGACACTCTGGTATGGACATCATCAAAGGACGTGGAAATGCTAATGTTTTACTTTCTCGTTTCTTATTTGTTGGTTTATCTCAACAATTACAACTGCTTTCTATACAATCTGGTGGATTAAGAAATGCTATTCCTAGAGAGGGAACAGCTTACTTCACCGTTAATAATTCTGCCGAATATCTAAAACTTGCTGAAGTTTTAAAATCTGAAATCCTAAACGAATACAAAAGTATTGAGAAAGAAATCAACATCAACATCAGCGAGGTGGAAACTGAACAAAACGCTATCAGTATTGAAGATTCTGCCAGCCTTATCAAAAGCTTAAAAGCTGCCCATAATGGCGTATACAGAATGAGTCCCGATGTTGAAGGATTGGTAGAGGCTTCTAACAATATTGCAAAAGTAGTCTTAGACAACGGAGAGCTAAAAATCCTTAACCTTACCCGTTCTTCTGTGGAATCTACTAAAATGGAAGTTGCAGAACAACTAAGAGCAGCTTTTGAACTAGGAGGAATGAGGGTAAAATTCACAGGTTCTTATCCAGGATGGCAACCTAACCCACACTCTGAGATTGTAGAAATTTTAGAAAACATCTACACTCGTAAATTTGGTGATAAACCTAATGTAGTAGCCTGCCACGCTGGGTTAGAATGTGGTCTTATCGGAGCCCACTATCCTAAAATGGAAATGGTATCTTTTGGACCTACGATTAAGGGAGCTCACTCTCCTGAAGAAAGAGCTAGTATCGCTTCTACTCAGAAATTCTGGAGCTTCTTACAAGATATTTTAAAAGAAATTCCTAAAAAATAAACATCTCATAAAATGAGGACTTTGCCCAGCAGAGTCCTTTTTTTATGGATTAGTACCTCATCAAAAAACTCCTTGCCGTATGGCAAGGAGTTTTGTATTTATCACTTGGAAAAAGATTATTCCTCAGTTTTCTTTTTTGTTGTTTTTTTAGCAGGTTTTTTCTCTTCACCTTCAGCTTTTTTTTCAGCTTTAGCTTTAGTAATTTTTGCTGCCGATTTCTTTGTCGGCTTTTTTTCTACTTTTTCTTCTGCTACTACTTCTTCAGCAGGTGCAACTTCTTCAACTTGAGGTTGAGCGAAATTTTCCTCTTTAATATATCCTCCTTTTTGAAGAATGTTATACCATTGAATTAGTTTTTTGATATCCGATTCGTAAACTCTATTTACATCATAATTAGGAAGTGCTTCTGCCATAAAAGCTCTTAACTCTGCAGATGCAGATTTATGAGAAATAGTTGCTTTAAAATCTTCTTTTTTAGCAATATTATGGAAAACTTCAAATAAAGGCACCTCAGCATCAAAAGTAAACATAGAGATATTATCCAAAAGACTTACTTGGCTAGAGTTGGAGATATTAGATTTTTTACCTGTAGTAATATCTTCAATAATAAAACCATTTCTTAGTTGAGATACTAATTTGAAAAGCCCCGGTTTACCCGAAATCGAGATAATTTTTTCTAACTGCATTTTTATATTTTTATCTTATTAATATTAAATTTTATTTAGGGAATCTCATTTTATAATCTACCCCTACTTCTCCTGTGGTAATTTTGTGCAATTTACCTTTAATAAGTTTTTTCTTCAAAGCACTTAATTTATCGGTAAACAATACCCCTTCGATATGATCATATTCATGCTGAATAACTCTGGCACGAATATCCGAAAAAGTTTCGGTATGTTTTACAAAATTTTCATCATAATATTCGATAACGATAGTTTCTGGTCTACTCACATCTTCTCTGATATCTGGGATGCTTAGGCAACCTTCGTTAAATTTCCAAGGCTCTCCGCTGTATTCTACAATCTGAGCATTGATAAAAACTTTTTTAAAGTCTTTCAACTCATCTTGTATTTCTACATAGTCCTCATCTTCAGCCAGAGGACAAATATCTATTACAAACAAGCGGATATCCAGCCCTATTTGAGGAGCTGCTAAACCTATACCATGTGCTTGATACATGGTTTCAAACATATTATCGAT encodes:
- a CDS encoding DUF5606 domain-containing protein, yielding MQLEKIISISGKPGLFKLVSQLRNGFIIEDITTGKKSNISNSSQVSLLDNISMFTFDAEVPLFEVFHNIAKKEDFKATISHKSASAELRAFMAEALPNYDVNRVYESDIKKLIQWYNILQKGGYIKEENFAQPQVEEVAPAEEVVAEEKVEKKPTKKSAAKITKAKAEKKAEGEEKKPAKKTTKKKTEE
- a CDS encoding aminoacyl-histidine dipeptidase gives rise to the protein MDLLNLEPKAIWKNFSALNSVPRPSKKEEKVIAFIKSFGESLNLDTYVDKTGNVIIRKPATPGMEDRKMIVLQSHLDMVCQKNNDTVFDFETQGIEMYVDGDWVRAKGTTLGADNGLGVATIMSILESNDIPHPALEALFTIDEETGMTGAFGLEEGTLQGEILLNLDTEEDDEIDIGCAGGVDVSAYHSYATQSFTGKAICVSIKGLKGGHSGMDIIKGRGNANVLLSRFLFVGLSQQLQLLSIQSGGLRNAIPREGTAYFTVNNSAEYLKLAEVLKSEILNEYKSIEKEININISEVETEQNAISIEDSASLIKSLKAAHNGVYRMSPDVEGLVEASNNIAKVVLDNGELKILNLTRSSVESTKMEVAEQLRAAFELGGMRVKFTGSYPGWQPNPHSEIVEILENIYTRKFGDKPNVVACHAGLECGLIGAHYPKMEMVSFGPTIKGAHSPEERASIASTQKFWSFLQDILKEIPKK
- a CDS encoding nitronate monooxygenase family protein codes for the protein MKTDTLLSQLKSPILLAPMLGVVTPEMVAAVSNHGALGGLPLGGQSPEKALQLIQKTKSLTSEIFAVNLFTHSKPSLEQNLTKVEKMKSYLLQKVKDKQWSEQYDFNYSFYPYQDLIDIIIAEEIKVVSFTFGRLDAESIQKLKDHSILIIGTATCLEEAMLLEKSGIDMVVAQGIEAGGHRGGFLEGDLPQVGLFSLLPQLVENLSIPVIASGGIYDHKTMQAAFQLGAQAVQIGSYFIAATESLATDTYRQLLKQSKDTSTMLTKSFSGRWARGIKNEWMMETQDMEIPDYPLQNLLTQPLRALAKAHGDIEYTNYWAGQNAHHAKTVSTQEIIEELTNIYKTIKI
- a CDS encoding ribonuclease HII, which gives rise to MDTHYTNSLIEAGCDEVGRGCLAGPVVAAAVIIDRNFNNALINDSKKLSSKNIKILAEEIKNNAIDYAIAELSPSFIDEHNILQASIHAMHLALDQLTTRPEFILVDGNRFHPYPFTPHQCIVKGDSKFLSIAAASIIAKDYRDRLMEKLHEEYPQYAWDKNVGYPTKAHREAIQEFGPTHYHRMSFKLL
- a CDS encoding SusC/RagA family TonB-linked outer membrane protein, whose product is MKKLTSTVLAVVLSSSFGLVSAQKTKQDSSKTTDIQEVVVTALGIKREKKSLGYASQEVKGDLISEAGQVNAVSALSGNVAGVQVNAPSTMGGSTRITVRGISSITGENRPLIIVDGIPLDNTNVNSTDTQRGGGGRDYGDASFDINPDDIESVTVLKGGPASALYGSRASNGVIIYTTKSAKRGRTTIDLNTGVSFESIYIYPNLQREYGGGSSDQFEQITIAGKKYNIADYSTDESWGPKYNPNLMYLPWYAFDTEFKNDYMKEVPWVAPANDVDKFFQTGVTYTNNIAVSKSFENTNVRFSYTNTNISGILPSSGIDKNNFSFNATTKLSDKLKASTVINYVNTSASNRPDTGYGDDSFGVKFFQWGQRQLDYAKLRDYKLADGSQRAWNRSAWNDSTPAYHDNPYWTLYENWTKDQRSRVYGTINLTYNFTKNLYLVANVMGDNYTLSQQSVVAVGSQAQSSYRTSKRTVSEYNYEARLHYDNKFGDFNLTSFVGVNRRQNKVALITGASVGGLIIPNYYNLSNSRENALATNAENQKRVNSLYGQISLGYKDFLYLEATGRNDWFSTVTTDSFYPSATLSFIFSSIIKAPWLSFGKLRLGWANIGNDTNPYQTVDYADALIPFLGDPRYSLNPTKANTNLKPERKTTKEIGLEMSFLKNRIGFDATYYDVKIRDLILPLEIDYSTGFRYTVINGGLMTNKGVELNVYGTPIKTPNFSWNINVNFAKNVNKVEELDFGAQNYLYTNAPFRAQLYATVGQPYGTIYGTNFVYDANGNKVVGSDGLYKATGIENLGSILPDYNMGIRNSFKYKNISLSALIDIQKGGKYFSTSHMWGMYSGMIEESALNGNREGGVVLEGVKEDGTINDQRISAVDWGKSYYNTVDAQNVFDASYIKLRDITLSYDLPKDFLQGTSLTGVRISAFARNLFAWNLDWKGMDPENTSYGSGNIQGLEGGSLPSTRQYGVNLSFKF